The proteins below come from a single Miscanthus floridulus cultivar M001 chromosome 1, ASM1932011v1, whole genome shotgun sequence genomic window:
- the LOC136467012 gene encoding uncharacterized protein, with amino-acid sequence MESCPKKWRYGIPKEDQPKLQPLLEGLERLRGHGLTTAVVVVAFHRRRVLPLMAQRWRLFEIRPDEPIEGIRMSASTLSDEEILHWGMRDVRASPPPIPEDAARRAVNQAHAETQKRRKDAKEAKRTRKILACEGLEKRRRQQRYDSLRVESSSSPSLSTDASNGDDESEMGRGPLDHLLDVGEMAPRVSVSSPALPGGGAEDALRPAIARPEAEADTPEARAFGKCTVSPVGSTVEVEQVAAGVTQLPPQRTKGVPESSEGRPAPTDTEAVPPPPPPPLQRRVTVPKWFHPRSSRKRKAEVPALALRKSLKGEVTGVATERAGEETPTPCEAKARESDGAKAPLVAEATEGETEAPRTFEAKATEAGAPRTTEAEVAGTGAPETTEAGVAGTGAPETAEAGVAGAGVSATKLAAQEVEAEAGQASIPPPVQGPPPLQESAREVEVHLISFDDTSRAKEVVDAEAASTMEQPAPTSGEGSSALMRVRPKPHEWDHPRVRWQSRDDPEGEPLFALEDVAEGGARGQGGR; translated from the exons ATGGAGAGCTGTCcgaagaagtggaggtatggcatcccaaaggaggatcagcccaagctgcagcctcTCCTAGAGGGACTGGAGAGGCTACGCGGCCATGGCCTCACGACGGCTgtggtcgtggtggccttccaccgccggagggtgctaccgctgatggctcagcggtGGCGCCTATTTGAGATAAGACCGGATGAGCcaattgagggcatccggatgtccgcctccaccctctccgatgaggagattcttcattgg gggatgagagacgtgcgagcctccccaccgcccattcccgaggacgcagCGCGGCGGGCGGTGAACCAGGCGCACGCCGAGACGCAGAAGaggcggaaggacgccaaggaggcaaagcgcacAAGGAAGATCCTTGCATGCGAGGGACTGGAGAAGCGCCGCCGGCAGCAGAGGTACGACAGTCTCCGGGTGGAGTCGTCTTCGTCGCCGTCACTATCGACGGATGCTTCGAATGGAGATGACGAgagcgagatggggcggggtcccctggaccatctccttgACGTCGGGGAGATGgcacctagggtgtcggtgagcaGCCCGGCACTTCCAGGAGGAGGAGCTGAGGACGCCTTGAGGCCGGCGATCGCCCgccccgaggccgaggccgacacgcccgaggcacgggcatTTGGAAAATgcaccgtcagcccggtgggctcgacggtagaggtggagcaggtggcggcaggggtgacgcaactgcccccgcagaggaccaagGGGGTGCCAGAGTCCAGCGAGGGCCGACCGGCACCAACGGATACggaggccgtgccaccgccgccgccaccgccgttgcagCGGCGGGTCACAGTGCCAAAGTGGTTTCACCCccgctcgag TCGGAAGCGTAAGGCGGAGGTGCCTGCCCTGGCGCTGCGTaagtcgctcaag GGGGAGGTTACCGGGGTGGCCACAGAGCGAGCGGGGGAGGAAACGCCTACGCCCTGCGAGGCCAAGGCCCGCGAGTCTGATGGGGCCAAGGCACCCTTagttgctgaggccaccgagggcgagacaGAGGCCCCCCGGACTTTTGAGGCCaaggcgacggaggccggggcgcctaggaccaccgaggccgaagtGGCGGGGACTGGAGCCCCTgagaccaccgaggccggggtggcggggaccggagcccccgagaccgccgaggccggGGTGGCGGGAGCCGGCGTGAGCGCGACGAAGCTGGCAgcccaggaagtggaggcagaggcggggcaagcctcaataccgccaccggtccaaggcccgccgccgttgcaagagagcgcccgggaagtggaggtccatttgatctccttcgacgatacttcccgggcgaagGAGGTGGTCGATGCCGAGGCTGCCAGCACTATGGAGCAGCCGGCTCCGAcctcgggcgagggaagctcggccctcatgcgggtaCGACCCAAGCCCCACgagtgggatcacccacgtgtccggtggcagagccgggatgaccctgagggggagcctctgttcgccctcgaggacgtggccgagggggGCGCACGCGGCCAAGGGGGGCGCTAG
- the LOC136467021 gene encoding uncharacterized protein translates to MIVALNDMFQTQARTERFNVSKAFAETKLVEGATVGPHVIKMVGYTQRLEKLGFPIGPELATDFILPSLPPSYGNFVANYHMHGAEKGLNELCGMLKIAEADIKKGAGSSHVMAIQNKPKFKKKGNSWKKKKDKDKDEISKPNPPTPKAGPPANAECFHCHGKGH, encoded by the coding sequence atgatcgtggcgctcaatgatatgtttcagactcaagccaggactgaaaggttcaatgtctcaaaggcttttgctgaaACCAAGCTAGTAGAGGGCGCAACAGTCgggccacatgtgatcaaaatggttggttacactcagaggttggagaagctgggcttcccaattggccccgaattagctactgattttattctCCCGTCTCTTCCGCCCAGCTATGGAAATTTTGTCGCaaactaccatatgcatggggcggagaagggcttgaatgaattatgtggtatgcttaaaatagcagaggctgatatcaagaaaggtgctggcagtagccatgtgatggcgATCCAAAACAAAcctaagtttaagaagaagggcaattcttggaagaagaaaaaggacaaggataaagatgagatctctaagccaaacccacctACGCCTAAGGCTGGACCACCTGCTAATgctgagtgctttcattgtcatgggaaaggtcactag